Proteins encoded together in one Lachnospiraceae bacterium JLR.KK008 window:
- a CDS encoding helix-turn-helix transcriptional regulator encodes MDYRLRIRDLREDHDKTQQNIADILGTSQTMYARYERGASELPIRHLIRLAEYYNVSMEYIVGMTDNKIPLNR; translated from the coding sequence ATGGATTATAGGCTCAGAATACGCGACTTACGTGAAGATCATGACAAAACACAGCAAAATATTGCAGACATCCTGGGAACTTCGCAAACCATGTACGCGCGCTATGAACGCGGCGCCAGTGAGCTTCCAATCCGTCACCTCATTCGACTGGCGGAATACTATAACGTCAGCATGGAATATATTGTGGGCATGACCGACAATAAAATACCTCTTAACAGATGA
- the guaB gene encoding IMP dehydrogenase, translating into MGQIIGEGITFDDVLLVPGYSQVIPNQIDLSTWLTKKIRLHIPMMSAGMDTVTEHRMAIAMARQGGIGIIHKNMSIEAQAEEVDKVKRSENGVITDPFSLTPEHTLADADELMGKFRISGVPITEGRKLVGIITNRDLKFETDYSRKIKECMTSEGLITAREGITLEEAKKVLGKARKEKLPIVDDEFNLKGLITIKDIEKTIKYPLAAKDEQGRLLCGAGVGITANVLERVKALVDAKVDVIVLDSAHGHSENVLHCLRMIKDAYPELPVIAGNVATAEGTRALIEAGADAVKVGIGPGSICTTRVVAGIGVPQITAIMDSYAAAREYGVPIIADGGIKYSGDMTKAIAAGANVCMMGSIFAGCDESPGTFELFQGRKYKVYRGMGSIAAMENGSKDRYFQSDAKKLVPEGVEGRVAYKGTVEDTVFQLMGGLRSGMGYCGTPTVEELKERGKFVKISAASLKESHPHDIHITKEAPNYSVNE; encoded by the coding sequence ATGGGTCAGATAATTGGCGAAGGTATTACGTTTGATGATGTATTGCTTGTTCCCGGATATTCACAGGTCATTCCGAATCAGATCGATCTGTCTACCTGGCTGACAAAAAAGATTCGTCTGCACATACCAATGATGAGCGCCGGGATGGATACGGTGACGGAACACCGCATGGCCATTGCCATGGCAAGGCAGGGCGGCATCGGGATCATCCACAAGAACATGTCGATCGAGGCGCAGGCGGAAGAAGTCGATAAAGTAAAACGCTCTGAAAACGGTGTGATCACTGATCCATTTTCACTGACTCCTGAACATACACTGGCGGATGCGGACGAGCTTATGGGCAAGTTCCGGATATCCGGCGTGCCGATCACAGAGGGAAGAAAGCTGGTCGGTATTATCACCAACCGGGACCTGAAATTTGAGACAGACTATTCCCGCAAGATCAAGGAATGTATGACATCGGAAGGGCTGATCACGGCCAGAGAAGGCATTACACTTGAAGAGGCGAAAAAGGTTCTGGGAAAGGCCAGAAAAGAAAAACTGCCGATCGTGGACGATGAATTTAATCTCAAAGGACTGATCACGATCAAGGATATTGAAAAGACGATCAAATATCCGCTCGCAGCCAAAGACGAACAGGGAAGACTGCTCTGCGGCGCGGGGGTAGGCATCACCGCCAATGTGCTGGAGCGTGTGAAAGCGCTTGTCGATGCCAAGGTGGATGTGATCGTTCTGGACAGCGCGCATGGACATTCGGAAAATGTACTGCACTGTCTGCGCATGATCAAGGATGCGTATCCGGAGCTTCCGGTCATAGCCGGAAATGTGGCGACGGCAGAGGGAACGAGAGCGCTGATTGAGGCCGGTGCGGATGCTGTCAAAGTGGGGATCGGCCCCGGTTCTATCTGCACGACCCGTGTCGTGGCGGGAATCGGTGTCCCGCAGATTACGGCCATTATGGACTCCTATGCGGCAGCCAGGGAATATGGCGTTCCGATCATTGCGGACGGCGGTATCAAGTATTCCGGCGATATGACGAAAGCGATTGCCGCAGGCGCCAATGTATGTATGATGGGCAGCATCTTTGCCGGATGCGATGAAAGTCCGGGAACGTTCGAATTGTTTCAGGGAAGAAAGTATAAAGTCTATCGCGGCATGGGGTCTATCGCGGCGATGGAGAACGGAAGCAAAGATCGTTATTTCCAGTCCGATGCGAAAAAACTGGTTCCGGAAGGTGTGGAAGGACGTGTTGCCTATAAGGGCACGGTGGAAGATACGGTGTTCCAGCTGATGGGAGGCCTGCGCTCCGGCATGGGCTATTGTGGCACACCTACCGTGGAAGAACTGAAAGAGAGAGGAAAGTTTGTGAAGATTTCCGCGGCGTCTTTGAAAGAGAGCCATCCGCACGATATTCATATTACAAAAGAAGCGCCAAATTACAGCGTAAACGAATAA
- a CDS encoding MerR family transcriptional regulator, producing MKGYLTIGAVSKKKGVSIKSLRYYDRIGVLRPAYINEMTNYRYYTEEQLYILDAISLCIELGIPLRDFEKYTDGQGNFNLQNLLYDGKLLAEQKIMDIRKRLGTVQAALQALNYKPVPLHSDSLQASGQDEPLRTARQRGDAPVPAASDVSPLPDAVPSAPAAVDTPVSQAVTMSTDAAESPAPAHTEILDEKAGFYERYIPARAVLTTPFTEEDTENYSQKILRLFMLAQLLGMTANYPSGILYDYNENGEAEKFIFVHVENHEDCADKRLHILPAGTYSCSQGTRHRITDSDHLREIFQLTGKPYLVVESDLIDDKIRKGDNSLELQIIQN from the coding sequence ATGAAAGGCTATCTGACGATCGGTGCTGTCTCCAAGAAAAAGGGAGTCAGCATCAAATCGCTTCGCTATTATGACCGGATCGGGGTACTTCGCCCCGCTTATATCAATGAAATGACTAATTATCGCTATTATACGGAGGAACAGCTCTATATTCTGGACGCAATCAGCCTCTGTATCGAGCTGGGGATTCCCCTGCGGGATTTTGAAAAATATACGGATGGTCAGGGAAACTTTAATCTGCAAAATCTTCTTTACGATGGCAAACTCCTTGCCGAACAAAAGATCATGGATATACGCAAGCGACTGGGAACAGTACAGGCTGCTCTGCAGGCACTGAATTATAAACCGGTGCCGCTTCACAGCGACTCTTTACAGGCTTCCGGGCAGGACGAACCACTACGCACTGCCAGGCAGCGCGGCGATGCTCCTGTACCCGCTGCCAGTGACGTTTCGCCGCTTCCGGACGCTGTCCCTTCTGCTCCTGCAGCCGTCGACACGCCCGTGTCACAGGCCGTTACCATGTCCACGGACGCCGCCGAATCGCCTGCCCCTGCACACACGGAAATCCTCGACGAAAAAGCCGGATTTTATGAACGTTACATACCTGCCCGGGCGGTGCTGACAACACCTTTCACAGAGGAAGATACCGAAAATTACAGCCAGAAGATTCTCCGTCTTTTCATGCTCGCCCAGCTTCTTGGCATGACTGCAAATTATCCTTCGGGTATTCTCTATGACTATAACGAAAATGGGGAGGCCGAGAAGTTTATCTTTGTGCATGTGGAAAATCATGAGGACTGCGCTGACAAAAGGCTGCATATCCTGCCTGCCGGAACTTACTCATGCAGCCAGGGAACCCGCCACCGTATTACGGACAGTGATCATTTGAGAGAGATTTTCCAACTTACGGGAAAACCTTATCTTGTTGTAGAAAGTGATCTCATCGACGATAAAATCAGGAAAGGAGACAATTCTCTGGAACTTCAGATCATACAAAATTAA